Below is a window of Komagataella phaffii GS115 chromosome 1, complete sequence DNA.
CATAAATTTTGTAAAGAAGATTTCGAATTGATACTTCTTTTTTTgagcaaagaaaagaaacttctgCAAATTGAAGGTGAGGTGGTAAAGTTTGGAGATACTCCAATTGATGAATCTGATATAGCTATAGTGTCTCTGAAAAAAAGTGCTGATCAAATGGAAACTGAATTAAACTATCTTaatgaaagattggaagTCACAACTACTAATGCGAAAACatatttgaaaaatggtaaCAAAATCATGGCCAAATCTTGcttgaaaatcaaaaaactgGTGGAGTTGAACATAGAACGAACTAGTAGCAATTTCTACAAAGTTTCCGAACTACTCAATAGTATTAATCATGCGAAGAATAACTTGGCTGTTGTCAATACCTTAGAGTCAAGCCATTATATATTGAAACAGCTCAACGGAGAAGTCGGTGAATTGAACCACGTTCATGAGTTGATGGAGGCTATTAGCAACGAGACAGCCAAGGTTGATCAAGTATCTGAACTTTTGGGAGAGGCTTCTAATGATGTTGACATTGATGACGAATATGAGAAACTACTGAAAGAACAGACAGAAAAGGATAACCTTGAGGACGAGCGTTTGActgaaagattgaagaacctAAAAACTTCAGAGAgtcaagagaaagagaaaacGAAACAGCCGGTAGACCAGCCAGAGAGATACAACCAAAAGATTCTCAATTAGATAACTACTAATTATCAAATAATAACATTATAATAACATTTATGCAACCAATTATCGAAACTTAACCTCatttatttatttttaTCATCGACCAAGTCCAAATTGTttccattgaaaacttgTCTCTTATCAGGATCTTCACCTTGATGATTCAAAGTCCTAATACGCGTACTGCTATTTATGCGACTGCTCAATATACTGTTGGAATTACGAGATTCGGGTCTGGATAACGCTTCTTCAGTTCTATGGGGTTCTGTGACACTGAAATTTGACGCTGATGAATTGAGGTTCAAACTTGATTGATTGGCATGTGACAAAAAGGGTGCATTTCCCTCTGATCTGAGAAGTGGACTATGCTGTGGCGATTTCATCGATCCGTTACATGACATAAACTCCTCGTCTTCAACATGATCTTCTGAAGACTCTTCCTTTGTTGACTCTTGAGTTGACGAAGCTGTGGTTTGATTATGCCCCATTACGGATCCAATGAATCCTTGAATACGGCCGAATATACTCGAACCAGCTGGAGTGAAGCTTGAATTTGTATTGTTGCCTGTACCATAAAATTCCCGTGGTTTGAGGATCAGTGAAGCTctattcaatttcaaatcaaatAGAGATTTGAATTCATCTGTGTCGGAGAAAGTAATTCTTTGCAATGGTTTGTAAAAGTAGTAAGTTTTTTGCTGATATTCTGGATAAGATTCTGTGATAAAATGACGGACATTCTCCAAAGTGTCCCGACTATTGAACGCATGTCTAATTGCGGTACCATCAAATAGCCTTAGCTGAATAATATACATCTCATCATTGTCATGAGTACTATGAACATTCTCCACCAATGGTTCAGATACTATATCCTTATCGTTGGAGCTGGAAGATTGCCTTCTCTTTCGCTCGCGTTGATCCAGACGAACCAATTCCAATATACGCTCtcgttcttctttttcctgttgCTGTCGTTTCCGTTGCTCTTTCTTGTAAATTTCGGCAGCCAAGTACCTCGAGTCTTTTCTAAGAGATGACTTAgactctttttcttttttcgGCAGGGGATTGGAACTAGTCTTTACCTGTGTGCTAAGTATCTTGGTTATCCTATTGTTAAATTCGTCTCGCGTTAGAGGTCCCTGCAGTaaatcaacaacttgaCCAGCGTTTATCACTATTACGCTTGGAACAGTAACTCCTGGAAACACTTGCTTAAAATTGTCAAAATCCCGAGAACCCTGTACCAATTTGAATGTTATAGCTTTCCCCTTGACTAGATCTGGAAACTTCGGGTTATTCAGGATAAGCTCGTCTCCCCATTTATCCTCACCATCCGTGGTAGAATatatcaaaagaaacttttgttgCTCAATAGCAGCTTGAATAGCTGGTCCCACTTCATGCTGGAATAAAGACTCTGTCATTTGTCAATGGGAGATAGGGAGTTTATATACGTTGAGGCTTGTATAGTTTGTATGAGGTGTGCAACAGATAAAGCAAATAGAGTGCGCGCCTCAGGGTGAGGGGAGGAAGAAGACTAAAAAAAACCCACAAATTACATAAGCAGAAAAGTTACCAAGTGAGCCCAGCGCAGACCAGAACAAGAAAAGGCGAAATATCTGATATCTGTACACGGCTGATGGTGGGCGGAAGGGGTCTAACGGTGTGTGGCGTAAGGTCGCAAGCAATAAGTGTGTGTGTGTGTGTGTGTGGCTGGGCCGAGGCTGGCAACATATATCGGCTCTGATGAATACTATCACATCTACACTTCGGCCTACGGCCCGATACCAGACCCAAAGACATGCCGACACCAACCTCGGCTTGCAGTTGTTCAGCTCCCTCTTTGAAACAACGTACTTATTTATATATGAGAGCGGAAGAACGGGTAACTAGCCTATCGACGTTAAACGTTTGCAGTAAAGCCAGTTACTCTCCAGCCTAAGTGTCGCTACTGGTGATGTAATTTTCACTAGGTTTCTCAGTTTCGGGAAAATAGGTACATCTCGGTGTCGGATCGGTACAGGTAATTTCATTGGGGGTTCCCAAAAGGGAAGGTCCGATGGATATTAAGTAATAGTTTACGAATCTCTCAAAGAACAAACATGCTCTGATGCATGGGAATAAGTGCTGGCGGCTCCTTCGGCATGCCATCTTTACAACAAGGCTATCAGATCAAATGCATAGATACGAAAGATCGTGGATCCAATTGTTCATCTCTCCTAACTCCTTGAACCTTGTAGACTTTTGCTAGGACCGGAGTTCGTCTATCGGGCGAAATGGCCAAACTTTAAATTGAAACGCATAATGCCTCGGATACAAGCCATGGTTTTGCCCTCTAAGATTGGGTGCGGGGAGACTGTTAATTGCCAGTGATTATGTCATAGCGTACCTCTTCTACGAGATTCAAGCGAATGAGAATAATGTAATATGCAAGATCAGAAAGAATGAAAggagttgaaaaaaaaaaccgTTGCGTTTTGACCTTGAATGGGGTGGAGGTTTCCATTCAAAGTAAAGCCTGTGTCTTGGTATTTTCGGCGGCACAAGAAATCGTaattttcatcttctaaaCGATGAAGATCGCAGCCCAACCTGTATGTAGTTAACCGGTCGGAATTATAAGAAAGATTTTCGATCAACAAACCCTAGCAAATAGAAAGCAGGGTTACAACTTTAAACCGAAGTCACAAACGATAAACCACTCAGCTCCCACCCAAATTCATTCCCACTAGCAGAAAGGAATTATTTAATCCCTCAGGAAACCTCGATGATTCTCCCGTTCTTCCATGGGCGGGTATCGCAAAATGaggaatttttcaaatttctctATTGTCAAGACTGTTTATTATCTAAGAAATAGCCCAATCCGAAGCtcagttttgaaaaaatcactTCCGCGTTTCTTTTTTACAGCCCGATGAATATCCAAATTTGGAATATGGATTACTCTATCGGGACTGCAGATAATATGACAACAACGCAGATTACATTTTAGGTAAGGCATAAACACCAGCCAGAAATGAAACGCCCACTAGCCATGGTCGAATAGTCCAATGAATTCAGATAGCTATGGTCTAAAAGCTGATGTTTTTTATTGGGTAATGGCGAAGAGTCCAGTACGACTTCCAGCAGAGCTGAGATGGCCATTTTTGGGGGTATTAGTAACTTTTTGAGCTCTTTTCACTTCGATGAAGTGTCCCATTCGGGATATAATCGGATCGCGTCGTTTTCTCGAAAATACAGCTTAGCGTCGTCCGCTTGTTGTAAAAGCAGCACCACATTCCTAATCTCTTATATAAACAAAACAACCCAAATTATCAGTGCTGTTTTCCCACCAGATataagtttcttttctcttccgctttttgattttttaTCTCTTTCCTTTAAAAACTTCTTTACCTTAAAGGATGTCCgctgaagagccaactaAGGAGAAGATTCCTATCAACCATTctgacgatgaagatgaggacaTCGATCAGTTAATCGAGGACCTGCAGTCGGTCCACGGTTTCGACgatgaagaggaggaagagcACCATGAGGGTGCAACCGCCAAGCCCGTTCCAGAAGAACTCTTGCAAACGGACCCAGCTTACGGTTTAACCACTGATGAGGTCCacaagagaagaaagagatttggTGAAAACAAGATGGCTgaggagaaagagaacCTTCTTGTCAAGTTCTGTATGTTCTTCGTCGGCCCAATTCAGTTCGTCATGGAGGCTGCTGCCATTCTGGCCGCTGGTCTGGAGGACTGGGTCGATTTCGGTGTGATTTTGGCTTTGCTGTTCCTGAATGCTTCAGTTGGTTTCATCCAAGAATACCAAGCTGGTTCTATTGTCGAcgaattgaaaaagactTTGGCTAACTCTGCTACTGTTATTAGAGACGGTCAAGTTGTCGATATTTTGGCTGACGAAGTTGTTCCAGGTGATATCCTAAAGTTGGAAGACGGTGTTGTCATTCCAGCCGATGGTCGTCTGGTTTCTGAGGAATGTTTCTTGCAAGTCGACCAATCTGCTATTACTGGTGAGTCTTTAGCCGTCGACAAGAAGACTGGTGACTCTACCTACTCTTCTTCCACTGTTAAGAGAGGTGAAGCTTACATGGTTGTCACCGCAACTGGTGACTCTACCTTTGTTGGTAGAGCTGCTGCTTTGGTCAACAAGGCTTCCGCTGGTCAAGGTCACTTCACTGAAGTCTTGAATGGTATCGGAACCATTTTGTTGGTTTTGGTTATCGCTACTTTGCTGGTGGTTTGGGTTGCTTGTTTCTACAGAACCTCTCCTATTGTTAGAATTCTGCGTTTCACTTTGGCTATTACCATTGTTGGTGTCCCAGTCGGTCTTCCAGCTGTCGTTACCACCACCATGGCTGTCGGTGCTTCTTACTTAGCCAAGAAGCAAGCCATCGTTCAAAAATTGTCTGCCATTGAGTCCTTAGCTGGTGTCGAGATCTTGTGTTCCGACAAGACCGGTACTTTGACTAAAAACAAATTGTCCTTGCATGAACCATACACCGTTGAGGGTGTTGAGGCTGATGATCTGATGTTGACTGCTTGTTTGGCTGCTTCTagaaagaagaagggtTTGGATGCTATTGACAAGGCctttttgaagtctttGATCAGTTACCCAAGAGCCAAGGCTGCTCTGACCAAATACAAGGTTATTGAATTCCAGCCTTTTGACCCAGTTTCTAAGAAGGTTACTGCTTATGTTGAATCCCCAGAAGGTGAAAGAATTATCTGTGTTAAGGGTGCTCCTCTATTCGTCCTGAAGACTGTCGAGGAAGACCACCCAATCCCTGAAGATGTCCATGACAACTATGAGAACAAAGTCGCTGAATTTGCTTCCAGAGGTTTCAGATCTCTTGGTGTTGCTAGAAAGAGAGGTCAAGGTCACTGGGAAATTTTGGGTATTATGCCATGTATGGACCCACCTCGTGATGACACCGCTCAAACCGTTAACGAAGCTACTCACTTGGGTCTTAGAGTCAAGATGTTGACTGGTGATGCCGTTGGTATTGCTAAGGAAACTTGTCGTCAATTAGGACTTGGTACCAACATTTACAACGCTGAGAGACTTGGTTTGGGTGGAGCTGGTGACATGCCAGGTTCCGAAATTGCTGACTTCGTTGAAAATGCTGACGGTTTTGCCGAAGTTTTCCCTCAACACAAGTACAATGTCGTCGAGATTTTGCAACAACGTGGTTACCTGGTTGCCATGACTGGTGACGGTGTTAACGATGctccttctttgaagaaagctGACACTGGTATTGCCGTCGAAGGTGCTTCCGATGCCGCTCGTTCTGCCGCTGATATTGTTTTCCTTGCTCCTGGTTTGTCTGCTATCATTGATGCTTTGAAGACTTCTAGACAAATTTTCCACAGAATGTACTCGTACGTTGTTTACCGTATTGCTTTGTCTTTGCATTTGGAGCTGTTCTTGGGTCTGTGGATTGCTATTATGAAcagatctttgaacattgaCTTGGTTGTTTTCATTGCTATTTTTGCCGATGTCGCTACCCTGGCCATTGCTTACGATAATGCTCCATACTCTCCAAAGCCAACTAAGTGGAACCTTCCAAGACTTTGGGGAATGTCCATCATTTTGGGTATCATATTGGCTATCGGTACCTGGATTACCTTGACTACAATGTTGTTGCCAAGGGGTGGTATCATCCAGAACTTCGGTTCCGTTGATGGTGTTTTATTCTTGGAGATTTCCTTAACTGAGAACTGGTTGATTTTTATTACTCGTGCCGCTGGTCCATTCTGGTCTTCTTGCCCATCTTGGGAGTTGGCCGGTGCCGTCATTATTGTCGACATTATCGCCACTATGTTCACCTTGTTCGGATGGTGGTCTCAAAACTGGACCGACATCGTTACTGTTGTCAGAGTCTGgattttctctttcggTGTTTTCTGTGTCATGGGTGGTGCTTACTACTTGATGTCCGAGTCTGAAGGATTCGATAGATTGATGAACGGTAAGCCAAGAAAGGAACCACCACCTCAAAGATCCATGGAGGACTTCATTGTTGCTATGCAAAGAGTCTCCACTCAGCACGAGAAGTCTGGTTAAGCTTCACGATTTGTGTTCCAGTTTATCCCCCCTTTATATACCGTTAACCCTTTCCCTGTTGAGCTGACTGTTGTTGTATTACCGCAatttttccaagtttgcCATGCTTTTCGTGTTATTTGACCGATGTCTTTTTTCCCAAATCAAACTATATTTGTTACCATTTAAACCAAGTTATCTTTTGTATTAAGAGTCTAAGTTTGTTCCCAGGCTTCATGTGAGAGTGATAACCATCCAGACTATGATTCTTGTTTTTTATTGGGTTTGTTTGTGTGATACATCTGAGTTGTGATTCGTAAAGTATGTCAGTCTATCTAGATTTTTAATAGTTAATTGGTAATCAATGACTTGTTTGTTTTAACTTTTAAATTGTGGGTCGTATCCACGCGTTTAGTTTAGCTGTTCATGGCTGTTAGAGGAGGGCGATGTTTATATACAGAGGACAAGAATGAGGAGGCGGCGTGTATTTTTAAAATGGAGACGCGACTCCTGTACACCTTATCGGTTGGTCATGCGGGACTATCATATGTACCGTGCGTTCTCATTACCCGTCTGACTGCAAGGACATCATCTGTCGGTCACCGATGATCGATGTGACATATTTGCATGCACAGTGAACGTGATTCCGGAGGTCTATACCCCCTACATCAAAAGgtctgaaaaaaaaaggtgGACTCACTTTAAACAGAATTCTGGCCATGTCTGATAAGCTATCTGATATTGCCACAATTGATGTGAGTGATACCTCCTCCGATTTGTCGCAGTGGTTGGAGCCACATTGGCTCTTGGCGCCCTTCAAACGGTTGAAATGGGGATTCTTGCCTGTGAGACGTATTGTTGAGGATGAGACTGAACTTGAAGGAGGGGTTAATATTGAAGCtaaagaagaggaattACCGATTGAATACCGTGATGAAAAAGACCGTAAGTGGTGGAGGTTCTTTGATGATTATGAATACAGGCAAAACAAATATAAACGATCAAAGCACAAATGGTATAAGTGGTTTAACCCATCTGATACCCCAGAAGAAAGGAGAGTCGTGATTAAAGTTGATATTCTCCTAACTCTTTATGCTACCATGGCATATTGGATTAAATTCTTGGACCAGACAAATATCAACAATGCCTATGTCGGAGGACTGAGAGAAGGAATTGGAATGAAAGGAAATGACCTAGTGAATACTCAGGTCATGTTCACAATTGGCAATATTGTGTTCCAAATACCATTCATGTATGTGCTAAACGGATTTCCATTGAGTTACGCAATGCCATTGTTAGATATAGGGTGGTCGATTTTCACATTAGGAAGTTACCGGGTAGAAAATGTCactcaattgaagatcATGCGCTTTTTTATAGGCGCCTTCGAAGCTCCAGCATTTATAGGGTTCACCTATTTAATGGGGTCCTGGTACACAGTGGATGAAGTCGCTAGGCGGCAGACTGTTATGTATCTTGGTCAATTCCTGGGATTGTTAACTTCAGGCCTTTTATCGGGTGCCATTGTGGAAGGAATGGACGGAAAAAGTGGATTGAACTCTTGGCGATGGATCTTCATCGTCGATGGTCTTATATCCCTAGCAGTAGGCGTAATTGGATTTTACATGATTCCTGGAACCCCTGATAATTGCTACTCAATTTTCCTATCCGATGAAGACATACAAATTGCCCGGAGAAGAATGAAGAGAAATACTACCGGCCCAACTGCCCCTGTTGATCACAAAACGCTGCTTAGGTCATTATTCAAATGGAGTCTTTGGAAGCGTATCCTGTCGTCGTGGCATATCTACGTCCTGACCATATGGGATGCTTTCATGTGGAACAACAATAATGGTAATTCAGGGACTTATGTTTTGTGGCTCGATTCCTTGAAGAACTCAGATGGAAGTCGTCGATACAGCCCTGGCAAGAAGCAACAGATGTCAGCTTTAACTCCTGCATTAGGTTTAATATGGGTTTTATTGACAGGTTGTTTTGCCGACTTGCTGCACTCTAGATGGGGAGCCATTGTGTTCTCCCAAGTCTTTAACATCACCGGTAACACCATCCTAGCTGTTTGGCATGTGAACGAACGTGCTAAATGGTTTGCGTTCTGTATGCAGTATTTTGGTTGGGCTATGGCACCTGTTTTATACTCATGGGTTAACGATATCTGTCGAAGAGACCCTCAACAACGCGCTATTACTTTGGTAGCCATGAATGCAATTGCTCAAATAACAACAATTTTCATTCCGCTTCTCGTTTGGAAAACGGTCGAAGCTCCACGATTCCTCAAAGGTTTTAGTTTTACAGCAGCATCAGCTACCAGCTTGGCATTGATGTCCTTCGTAGTCCTATACTTCTACAAGAGGGATGAGAAGAGACAAAGTGCTGACAATGGAATCATTATCTACAACTCAGATGTTGACGGGGATATAGCAGCACAGTTCGAACAGAAAAATGATTCTTGCAAAAGTTCAGAGCTTGCATTAGCCTTGAGAAATCACCCAAGTGATCACATTCTCCGCTAGAAGCGGCCAATCATTACATTGTCATTGCATTTTTGACCATCTATATACATATATACCCCTAGCCAAAAATGATTACGTATTCATCTTAACACCATTTGGGCATCGCAATCACCTTGCTTGAAACATCCGTGACACGTACATTAATTAATTAACTTTGAATTGTACCATAGACTCAACTGAAAATGGCAATCAACAACAGTATCATAGTTCCTGCCtataaagaaaagaataatATTAGACCACTGGTCACCCGTATTTTTGCAGGGCTTGGCAACGAGTTTTCAAAGGACACTGAGGTGATTATTGTGGATGACAACTCAAAGGACGGATCAGTTGAAGAAGTAGATGCTCTCGTCAAGGAGGGTTACAATGTTAGAATTGTGGTACGTACCACCGAGAGAGGTCTTTCATCAGCCGTTATTAGAGGTTTCCAGGAAGCCA
It encodes the following:
- a CDS encoding Plasma membrane H+-ATPase, pumps protons out of the cell yields the protein MSAEEPTKEKIPINHSDDEDEDIDQLIEDLQSVHGFDDEEEEEHHEGATAKPVPEELLQTDPAYGLTTDEVHKRRKRFGENKMAEEKENLLVKFCMFFVGPIQFVMEAAAILAAGLEDWVDFGVILALLFLNASVGFIQEYQAGSIVDELKKTLANSATVIRDGQVVDILADEVVPGDILKLEDGVVIPADGRLVSEECFLQVDQSAITGESLAVDKKTGDSTYSSSTVKRGEAYMVVTATGDSTFVGRAAALVNKASAGQGHFTEVLNGIGTILLVLVIATLLVVWVACFYRTSPIVRILRFTLAITIVGVPVGLPAVVTTTMAVGASYLAKKQAIVQKLSAIESLAGVEILCSDKTGTLTKNKLSLHEPYTVEGVEADDLMLTACLAASRKKKGLDAIDKAFLKSLISYPRAKAALTKYKVIEFQPFDPVSKKVTAYVESPEGERIICVKGAPLFVLKTVEEDHPIPEDVHDNYENKVAEFASRGFRSLGVARKRGQGHWEILGIMPCMDPPRDDTAQTVNEATHLGLRVKMLTGDAVGIAKETCRQLGLGTNIYNAERLGLGGAGDMPGSEIADFVENADGFAEVFPQHKYNVVEILQQRGYLVAMTGDGVNDAPSLKKADTGIAVEGASDAARSAADIVFLAPGLSAIIDALKTSRQIFHRMYSYVVYRIALSLHLELFLGLWIAIMNRSLNIDLVVFIAIFADVATLAIAYDNAPYSPKPTKWNLPRLWGMSIILGIILAIGTWITLTTMLLPRGGIIQNFGSVDGVLFLEISLTENWLIFITRAAGPFWSSCPSWELAGAVIIVDIIATMFTLFGWWSQNWTDIVTVVRVWIFSFGVFCVMGGAYYLMSESEGFDRLMNGKPRKEPPPQRSMEDFIVAMQRVSTQHEKSG
- a CDS encoding putative transporter translates to MSDKLSDIATIDVSDTSSDLSQWLEPHWLLAPFKRLKWGFLPVRRIVEDETELEGGVNIEAKEEELPIEYRDEKDRKWWRFFDDYEYRQNKYKRSKHKWYKWFNPSDTPEERRVVIKVDILLTLYATMAYWIKFLDQTNINNAYVGGLREGIGMKGNDLVNTQVMFTIGNIVFQIPFMYVLNGFPLSYAMPLLDIGWSIFTLGSYRVENVTQLKIMRFFIGAFEAPAFIGFTYLMGSWYTVDEVARRQTVMYLGQFLGLLTSGLLSGAIVEGMDGKSGLNSWRWIFIVDGLISLAVGVIGFYMIPGTPDNCYSIFLSDEDIQIARRRMKRNTTGPTAPVDHKTLLRSLFKWSLWKRILSSWHIYVLTIWDAFMWNNNNGNSGTYVLWLDSLKNSDGSRRYSPGKKQQMSALTPALGLIWVLLTGCFADLLHSRWGAIVFSQVFNITGNTILAVWHVNERAKWFAFCMQYFGWAMAPVLYSWVNDICRRDPQQRAITLVAMNAIAQITTIFIPLLVWKTVEAPRFLKGFSFTAASATSLALMSFVVLYFYKRDEKRQSADNGIIIYNSDVDGDIAAQFEQKNDSCKSSELALALRNHPSDHILR